The sequence CCCTTGAAATGGCTGAATACTGCGGTTACTCCCATCAGGCATGGGAAAAGCGCTGATTCCGCCAGACGGCGGCCATGTCGAAACGATCAATCTCCGCGAGGCGCTTGAAGAGCGCTACCTCGCCTACGCCCTTTCGACCATCATGGGTCGGGCGTTGCCGGATGCGCGCGACGGGCTGAAGCCCGTCCATCGCCGCATCCTCTACGGCATGCACCTGCTGCGCCTCAGCCCGGATTCGGCCTTCAAGAAATCGGCCAAGATCGTCGGTGACGTGATGGGCTCGTTCCATCCGCATGGCGACCAGTCGATCTATGACGCGCTCGTGCGCCTGGCCCAGGATTTCTCCTCGCGCTATCCGCTGGTCGACGGTCAGGGCAATTTCGGCAACATCGACGGCGACGGCGCGGCAGCGTACCGCTACACCGAAGCGCGCATGACCGAAGTCGCGCAGATGCTGCTCGAAGGCATCGACGAGGACGCGATCGATTTTCGCGAGAACTATTCCGGCGACCTGAAGGAGCCGATCGTTCTCCCGGCGAGCATTCCGAACCTGCTCGCCAACGGCACGTCGGGCATCGCGGTCGGCATGGCGACCTCGGTGCCGCCGCACAACATCGCCGAGCTTTGCGACGCCTCGCTGCTGCTGATCAAGAACCCCGACGCGACGGCCGAGGAACTGGTCCAACACGTCCAGGGCCCGGATCTGCCGACCGGCGGCATCATCGTCGACAACCGCGCGCAGATCACCGAGGCCTATCGCACCGGCAAGGGCGGGTTCCGCGTCCGCGCTCGCTGGCATGTCGAGGACCAGGGCCGCGGCACCTATCTGATCGTCGTCACCGAGATTCCCTATCAGGTGCAGAAGTCGCGCCTGATCGAGAAGATCGCCGAACTGATCCAGACGCGGAAGGTGCCGCTGCTGGCGGACGTGCGCGACGAGTCGGCCGAGGATATCCGCGTCGTGCTGGAGCCGCGCGCCCGCACGGTCGACGCCGCGCTGCTGATGGAATCGCTGTTCAAGCTCACCGAGCTCGAGAGCCGCATCTCGCTCAACATGAATGTCCTCTCGAAGGGCATCGTGCCGAAGGTGATGACCCTTTCGGAAGTGCTGCGCGAGTGGCTCGACCACCGCCGCGAGGTGCTGGTGCGCCGTTCGGCGTTCCGCCTGGCGCAGATCAAGCACCGGCTCGAAGTTCTGGAAGGCTATCTCGTCGCCTACCTGAACCTCGACGAGGTGATCCGGATCATCCGCTACGAGGATGAGCCGAAGCAGGAGTTGATGAAGACCTTCTCGCTGACCGACCTGCAGGCCGAGTCGATCCTCAACATGCGCCTGCGCTCCCTGCGCAAGCTCGAGGAATTCGAGATCCGCAGCGAGCACGAGAAGCTCTCGGCCGAGATGGCGGAGATCGAGTCGCTGCTCGGTTCCGAGGACAAGCAGTGGAAGACGGTCGCCTGGCAGATCAAGGAGGTCCGCAAGACCTTCGGCCCGGAGACGCCGCTCGGCAAGCGCCGCACCGGCTTCGCGGACGCGCCGTCGCATGACGTCGAGGATATCCAGCAGTCGATGATCGAGCGCGAGCCGATCACCGTCGTGGTTTCCGAAAAGGGCTGGATCCGCGCGCTCAAGGGCCATGTCAGCGATTTCACGACGCTGACCTTCAAGACCGATGACGGGCTGAAGATGGCGTTCCATGCCGAGACGACGGACAAGCTGCTGGTGTTCTCCACCGGCGGCAAGTTCTACACGCTCGGCGCCGACAAGCTGCCCGGCGGGCGCGGCCATGGCGAGCCGATCCGCCTGATGGTCGATATGGACAATGCGCAGGACATCGTCACGGTGTTCGTCCACAAGCCCGGCCGCAAGCTGCTGCTGGCCTCGACCGATGGTCGCGGCTTCGTCGTGCCGGAGACCGAGGTCATCGCCAATACCCGCAAGGGCAAGCAGGTGCTGAATGTCGACGGCACCGAGGAAGCGCGGATCTGCGTCGAGGCGGCGGGCGACCTCGTCGCCATCATCGGCCAGAACCGCAAGTTCCTGATTTTCCCGGCCGAGCAGATCCCCGAGATGACGCGCGGCAAGGGCGTCCGGCTGCAGCGCTACAAGGATGGCGGCCCGGCCGACATCCACATGTTCTCCAAGGCCGAGGGGCTGACCTGGATGGATTCATCCGGCCGCAGCTTCACCCGTTCGGCCGAGGAACTGCGCGACTGGATCGCCGAGCGCGGCCAGGCCGGCCGGCTGCCGCCGGACAAGTTCCCCAAGACCAACAGTTTTGGAACGCCGCCGCTGAAGTAGGGGCAATTAGACCCTCACCCCAACCCTCTTTCGCACGCGGGTGAGGGAGCGCGACGGCGCTCGCTTGGTCTCGATATCGATGGAGCGCTGCGGCGGAAAAGCCCTCGCCCGCTCGCGGGAGAGGGTTGGTGAGGGCCTTGCTTGGCCTGTTACCCAGCGATCACTCGCTGCTTTGGCCCGCCAGCTCCCAACCGCGGGGGCCGAGATGCTGCTGGGGCTTGAAGCGGGCCTTGTAGGCCATCTTCTTCGAGCCATCGACCCAATAGCCGAGATAGACGTAGGGCAGGCCCATGCGCCGGGCGCGGCGGATGTGGTCGAGGATCATCAGCGTTCCAAGCGACCGGTCGATCAGGTCCGGCTCATAGAACGAATAGACCATCGACAGGCCGTCCGAGAGCAGGTCGGTGAGCGCGGTCGCGATCAGCGGTCCCTCGCCCTGGCCGGTGATGCCGCTGTCGGGGCCGCGGAACCGGTATTCGACCAGCATCGTGTCGACATGCGTGTCCTCGACCATCATGGCGTAGTCGAGCACGGTCATGTCGGCCATGCCGCCCTGGGAATGGCGGGCATCGAGATAGGCGCGGAACAGGGAATATTGCTCTGAGGTCGGCGCGGCGTCGACGCGCGTGCCGATCAGGTCGCTGTTCTTCTCCAGCACGCGCCGAAAGCTGCGCGTGGTGATGAACTGATCGACGGGAACGCGGATCGAGATGCAGGCCTTGCAGGCCTCGCAGGCCGGGCGATAGGCGATGTTCTGGCTACGCCGGAAGCCGCCCTGCGTCAGGATTTCATTGAGGGCCGAGGCCTTCTCGCCGACCAGATGCGTGAACACCTTTCGCTCCATCTGCCCCGGAAGATACGGGCAGGGCGATGGCGCGGTCAGGAAGAACTGCGGCGTGTCGGTCGAATGCTGGGTCATCGCACAACGGGCCCGGACGATTCAGGCATGCAGCAACGATAATACGCCTGCGCCCGGTGCCCAAAGTAAATTCTGGTGGAAGACAATCAGCGCCGGGTGCGCGTCAGCGGGCCGGCGTTGAGGATCACGGTGCCCAGCAGCATGTCCTGCAGCAGGCGCTTGCGGTTGGAGAAGAGCCCGACCAGCAGGACCAGCGGCGTCAGCACCGAGACCGAGAACCAGAAGATCAGCGAATGCGCGGCGGCGATGATCGGGCCGATGCGCTGGCCGTCCGTGCTGCGGATGGTGACGCCCGCCATGCGCATGCCGGGCGTGGCCGCCTTGGGGCCGCCCAGCGTCAGGCCGACATAAAGCAGGGCGACGATGGCGAATAGCGGCAGGCCGAACAGCAGCCAGGCGATGCCGAGCGTGAGGACGCCCATCGCGATGATCACCAGCGACGCGACCAGCAGGAAGACGCCGATCAGAATGGCATCCATGATGAACGCGAAAAAGCGCTTCGACAGCACGCCGTCAAAGAGTTCCGGTTCGCGCACCGGGTCGAAGACCATGCCGTTATAGCGGTAGGCGTCGTCATAGTGCGTCATGTCGATTTCCTGGTACTGTCCCATGATCGATAAATGGGCAATGCCGGTTCTTCATACAAGAAGTGGCCCAGCGATGCTTCCCGCGATCAGGGAGGATCCATGCGCTCCACCGAATACTGGTGCGCCTCCAGCGCCGCGACGATCTCGCGCGCATGCTCGGGGCCGTGCGTTTCGATCGTGACGTCCAGGCTGGCCCCCTTGGCCGGCACCGTCAGCAGGTGGCGGTGATGCGAGACCTCGAGA is a genomic window of Kaistia defluvii containing:
- a CDS encoding RDD family protein gives rise to the protein MTHYDDAYRYNGMVFDPVREPELFDGVLSKRFFAFIMDAILIGVFLLVASLVIIAMGVLTLGIAWLLFGLPLFAIVALLYVGLTLGGPKAATPGMRMAGVTIRSTDGQRIGPIIAAAHSLIFWFSVSVLTPLVLLVGLFSNRKRLLQDMLLGTVILNAGPLTRTRR
- a CDS encoding arginyltransferase yields the protein MTQHSTDTPQFFLTAPSPCPYLPGQMERKVFTHLVGEKASALNEILTQGGFRRSQNIAYRPACEACKACISIRVPVDQFITTRSFRRVLEKNSDLIGTRVDAAPTSEQYSLFRAYLDARHSQGGMADMTVLDYAMMVEDTHVDTMLVEYRFRGPDSGITGQGEGPLIATALTDLLSDGLSMVYSFYEPDLIDRSLGTLMILDHIRRARRMGLPYVYLGYWVDGSKKMAYKARFKPQQHLGPRGWELAGQSSE
- the parC gene encoding DNA topoisomerase IV subunit A; translation: MGKALIPPDGGHVETINLREALEERYLAYALSTIMGRALPDARDGLKPVHRRILYGMHLLRLSPDSAFKKSAKIVGDVMGSFHPHGDQSIYDALVRLAQDFSSRYPLVDGQGNFGNIDGDGAAAYRYTEARMTEVAQMLLEGIDEDAIDFRENYSGDLKEPIVLPASIPNLLANGTSGIAVGMATSVPPHNIAELCDASLLLIKNPDATAEELVQHVQGPDLPTGGIIVDNRAQITEAYRTGKGGFRVRARWHVEDQGRGTYLIVVTEIPYQVQKSRLIEKIAELIQTRKVPLLADVRDESAEDIRVVLEPRARTVDAALLMESLFKLTELESRISLNMNVLSKGIVPKVMTLSEVLREWLDHRREVLVRRSAFRLAQIKHRLEVLEGYLVAYLNLDEVIRIIRYEDEPKQELMKTFSLTDLQAESILNMRLRSLRKLEEFEIRSEHEKLSAEMAEIESLLGSEDKQWKTVAWQIKEVRKTFGPETPLGKRRTGFADAPSHDVEDIQQSMIEREPITVVVSEKGWIRALKGHVSDFTTLTFKTDDGLKMAFHAETTDKLLVFSTGGKFYTLGADKLPGGRGHGEPIRLMVDMDNAQDIVTVFVHKPGRKLLLASTDGRGFVVPETEVIANTRKGKQVLNVDGTEEARICVEAAGDLVAIIGQNRKFLIFPAEQIPEMTRGKGVRLQRYKDGGPADIHMFSKAEGLTWMDSSGRSFTRSAEELRDWIAERGQAGRLPPDKFPKTNSFGTPPLK